A genomic segment from Comamonas terrigena NBRC 13299 encodes:
- the ftsW gene encoding putative lipid II flippase FtsW translates to MSSVLQRVSNWFGGTSDKPVDVLPVRVGGTEYRATPARPVQMLGLDQALVWVVIALLTWGVVMVYSASIAMPDNPRFGKIEPYHFVLRHVIALGVGFVGALLAFQISMKTWERMARKLFILSILLLVAVLVPHVGVVVNGARRWISLGIMNFQPSELAKFAVLVYAADYMVRRMEMKERFFRAVLPMAAAVFVCGVLLLAEPDMGAFMVIVVISMGILFLGGVNARMFFLMAALVIGAFVIMIAFSDWRRERIFAYLDPWDMKHALGKGYQLSHALIAIGRGELFGVGLGRSVEKLHWLPEAHTDFLLSVIGEEFGLVGLLVLIVAFVWLTRRIMEIGRQAIALDRVFSGLVAQGVAIWIGFQAFINMGVNLGALPTKGLTLPLMSFGGSAVLMNLIAIAVVLRIDYENKVLMPSGRGAVK, encoded by the coding sequence ATGTCCAGCGTGCTCCAACGCGTATCCAACTGGTTTGGCGGTACGTCCGACAAGCCGGTGGATGTGCTGCCGGTGCGCGTGGGCGGCACGGAATACCGTGCCACGCCGGCACGGCCGGTGCAGATGCTGGGTCTGGACCAGGCGCTGGTGTGGGTGGTCATCGCCTTGCTGACCTGGGGCGTGGTGATGGTGTATTCGGCCTCGATCGCCATGCCGGACAACCCCCGTTTCGGCAAGATCGAGCCCTACCACTTCGTGCTGCGCCATGTGATTGCGCTGGGCGTCGGTTTTGTCGGTGCGCTGCTGGCCTTCCAGATCTCGATGAAGACCTGGGAGCGCATGGCGCGCAAGCTGTTCATCCTCTCCATCCTGCTGCTGGTGGCCGTGCTGGTGCCGCATGTGGGCGTGGTGGTGAACGGGGCGCGGCGCTGGATTTCGCTGGGCATCATGAACTTCCAGCCTTCCGAGCTGGCCAAGTTTGCGGTGCTGGTCTATGCGGCCGACTACATGGTGCGCCGCATGGAGATGAAGGAGCGCTTCTTCCGCGCGGTGCTGCCCATGGCGGCGGCCGTGTTCGTCTGCGGCGTGCTGCTGCTGGCCGAGCCGGACATGGGGGCGTTCATGGTGATCGTGGTGATCTCCATGGGCATCCTGTTCCTGGGCGGTGTGAACGCGCGCATGTTCTTCCTGATGGCGGCGCTGGTCATCGGTGCCTTCGTCATCATGATCGCCTTCTCCGACTGGCGGCGCGAGCGCATCTTTGCCTACCTCGACCCCTGGGACATGAAGCACGCGCTGGGCAAGGGCTACCAGCTGTCGCATGCGCTGATCGCCATCGGCCGGGGCGAGCTGTTCGGCGTGGGTCTGGGCCGCAGCGTGGAAAAGCTGCACTGGCTGCCGGAAGCGCACACCGACTTTCTGCTGTCGGTGATCGGCGAAGAGTTCGGTCTGGTCGGCCTGCTGGTGCTGATTGTGGCCTTTGTCTGGCTGACGCGCCGGATCATGGAAATCGGCCGCCAGGCGATTGCGCTGGACCGGGTGTTTTCCGGTCTGGTGGCGCAGGGTGTGGCCATCTGGATTGGCTTCCAGGCCTTCATCAACATGGGCGTGAACCTGGGCGCGCTGCCCACCAAGGGGCTGACGCTGCCGCTGATGAGCTTCGGCGGATCGGCTGTGCTGATGAACCTGATTGCCATCGCGGTGGTGCTGCGCATTGATTACGAGAACAAGGTCCTCATGCCATCGGGCAGGGGAGCAGTGAAATGA
- the murD gene encoding UDP-N-acetylmuramoyl-L-alanine--D-glutamate ligase, translating to MADHDLQPPVTPPTPEALEGERLPVPVNPADTDTLGVDAVVDVAGSEAVSERAAADADTSAAEDIAPALDTVEVPAAPPAVEPVPDISTLSAAKDAAAFVAQIFADPSISDAADSEVTAVQAAAEQEPVVELPPVPALWPQGQTQHLQGQRVLVLGLGISGIAMARWCIRAGAEVTVADTRAAPPHLPTLQTELPGVRFVAGDFTAALVDGQNLTAVYRSPGLSPETVAAVFDAARAIGLPVGGELDLFAMALKGLAQAHGYAPKVLAITGTNGKTTVTSLTGQLLEHAGLTVGVAGNIGPSLLDTLSARIDAQDLPQAWVLELSSFQLDGVQGFEPTAATVLNITQDHLDWHGGMPAYAAAKARIFGDKALMVLNREDRTVMDMLPPPVKVKLQKPQLRAHVTFGADMPRSPGDFGIEVVGGMAWLVRAMESDEVGRRSRDLQDDLFIQRLLPADALRIRGRHNATNALAALALAQGAGCALAPMLYGLREYRGEPHRVQPIGMVGGIEYFDDSKGTNVGATVAALTGLGADRRIVLILGGLGKGQDFSPLAAPVSRYVRAVVLIGRDAPQIRAALAGEGVPLSDADSMEAAVRQATAQAQAGDAVLMSPACASMDMFRDYAHRAEVFVESVRQLARDAGHELEGAE from the coding sequence ATGGCAGACCACGACCTCCAGCCACCCGTCACCCCTCCCACGCCCGAGGCGCTGGAAGGGGAGCGCCTGCCCGTGCCGGTGAATCCGGCGGACACAGATACATTGGGCGTTGACGCTGTAGTTGATGTGGCAGGCTCCGAAGCCGTGTCAGAGCGCGCTGCCGCCGATGCCGACACCAGTGCTGCGGAGGACATTGCCCCCGCGCTGGATACGGTCGAAGTGCCCGCTGCGCCGCCCGCGGTGGAGCCGGTGCCGGATATTTCCACGCTGAGCGCCGCCAAGGATGCGGCGGCCTTCGTGGCCCAGATCTTTGCCGACCCGAGCATCTCCGATGCGGCCGACAGCGAGGTCACGGCAGTGCAGGCCGCCGCCGAGCAGGAGCCCGTGGTGGAGCTGCCCCCGGTGCCGGCGCTGTGGCCGCAGGGCCAGACGCAGCACCTGCAGGGCCAGCGCGTGCTGGTGCTGGGGCTGGGGATTTCGGGCATCGCCATGGCGCGCTGGTGCATACGTGCCGGTGCCGAGGTGACGGTGGCCGACACGCGTGCAGCCCCGCCCCATCTGCCCACCCTGCAGACCGAGCTGCCCGGCGTGCGCTTTGTGGCCGGTGACTTCACGGCCGCTTTGGTGGACGGCCAGAACCTGACCGCGGTCTACCGTTCCCCGGGCCTGAGCCCCGAGACCGTGGCCGCAGTCTTTGACGCTGCGCGCGCCATCGGTCTGCCGGTGGGCGGCGAGCTGGATCTGTTTGCCATGGCGCTGAAGGGCCTGGCCCAGGCCCATGGCTATGCGCCCAAGGTGCTGGCCATCACCGGCACCAACGGCAAGACCACCGTCACCTCGTTGACCGGCCAGTTGCTGGAGCATGCCGGCCTGACGGTGGGTGTGGCCGGCAACATCGGCCCTTCGCTGCTGGACACGCTGTCGGCACGTATCGATGCGCAGGACCTGCCGCAGGCCTGGGTGCTGGAGTTGTCCAGCTTCCAGCTCGACGGGGTGCAGGGCTTCGAGCCCACGGCGGCCACGGTGCTGAACATCACCCAGGACCATCTGGACTGGCATGGTGGCATGCCTGCCTATGCAGCTGCCAAGGCGCGCATCTTCGGCGACAAGGCACTGATGGTGCTCAACCGCGAAGACCGCACGGTGATGGACATGCTGCCGCCACCGGTCAAGGTCAAGCTGCAAAAGCCGCAGCTGCGCGCCCATGTCACGTTCGGCGCCGACATGCCGCGCAGCCCCGGGGACTTCGGTATCGAAGTGGTGGGCGGCATGGCCTGGCTGGTGCGGGCCATGGAATCCGACGAAGTCGGTCGCCGCTCGCGCGATCTGCAGGATGATTTGTTTATCCAGCGCCTGCTGCCGGCCGATGCGCTGCGTATCCGTGGCCGCCACAACGCCACCAACGCGCTGGCTGCGCTGGCCTTGGCCCAGGGCGCAGGCTGCGCGCTGGCCCCGATGCTCTATGGCCTGCGGGAATACCGGGGAGAGCCCCACCGCGTCCAGCCCATCGGCATGGTGGGCGGTATCGAGTATTTCGACGACAGCAAGGGCACCAATGTGGGTGCCACGGTGGCAGCGCTGACCGGCCTGGGGGCCGACCGCCGCATCGTGCTGATTCTGGGCGGTCTGGGCAAAGGCCAGGATTTTTCGCCGCTGGCAGCGCCGGTGTCGCGCTATGTGCGTGCCGTGGTGCTGATCGGCCGCGATGCGCCGCAGATCCGTGCGGCGCTGGCCGGCGAAGGGGTGCCGCTGTCGGATGCCGACAGCATGGAGGCCGCCGTGCGCCAGGCCACGGCCCAGGCGCAGGCCGGCGATGCCGTGCTGATGTCGCCCGCGTGCGCCAGCATGGACATGTTCCGTGACTATGCCCACCGTGCCGAGGTGTTCGTCGAGTCCGTGCGCCAGCTGGCCCGCGATGCCGGCCACGAGCTGGAAGGAGCCGAATGA
- the mraY gene encoding phospho-N-acetylmuramoyl-pentapeptide-transferase, which produces MLLILAQWLQDLFPDLTFLRVVQYITFRAVMAALTALLIGLWIGPKAIRMLTALKVGQPVRGYAMQTHLVKNGTPTMGGVLILFAISVSTLLWFDLSNRFVWIVLLVTLGFGAIGWVDDWRKVVNKDPEGMRSGEKYFWQSVIGLVAALYLVFSISENSNGRVLELFITWVQSGFSLDLPPKAGLQVPFFKEISYPLGVLGFVVMTYLVIVGASNAVNLTDGLDGLAIMPVIMVGTALGIFAYVTGNASYAKYLHFPSIPGTGELMIFCGAMAGAGLAFLWFNAHPAQIFMGDVGALALGAALGTIAVIVRQEIVLAIMGGIFVAEAVSVMLQVTYFKYTKKRYGEGRRLLKMAPLHHHFEKSGWKETQVVIRFWIITMLLCLIGLSTLKLR; this is translated from the coding sequence ATGCTGCTGATACTCGCCCAGTGGTTGCAGGATCTGTTTCCGGACCTGACGTTTTTGCGCGTGGTGCAGTACATCACGTTCCGTGCGGTGATGGCGGCGCTGACGGCGCTGCTGATCGGCCTGTGGATCGGCCCCAAGGCCATCCGCATGCTCACGGCCCTGAAGGTGGGCCAGCCGGTGCGTGGCTATGCCATGCAGACCCATCTGGTCAAGAACGGCACGCCCACCATGGGGGGTGTGCTGATCCTGTTTGCGATTTCGGTCTCCACCCTGCTGTGGTTCGATCTGTCGAACCGCTTTGTCTGGATCGTGCTGCTGGTGACCTTGGGCTTTGGTGCCATCGGCTGGGTGGATGACTGGCGCAAGGTGGTCAACAAGGATCCCGAAGGCATGCGTTCGGGCGAAAAGTACTTCTGGCAGTCGGTCATCGGTCTGGTGGCCGCGCTGTACCTGGTGTTCAGCATTTCCGAGAATTCCAACGGCCGCGTGCTGGAGCTGTTCATCACCTGGGTGCAGTCCGGCTTCTCGCTGGACCTGCCGCCCAAGGCCGGTCTGCAAGTGCCTTTCTTCAAGGAAATCAGCTATCCGCTGGGCGTGCTGGGCTTTGTGGTGATGACCTATCTGGTCATCGTGGGCGCCAGCAATGCGGTCAACCTCACCGACGGCCTGGATGGCCTAGCCATCATGCCGGTGATCATGGTGGGCACGGCGCTGGGCATTTTTGCCTATGTGACCGGCAATGCCAGCTATGCCAAGTACCTGCATTTCCCCAGCATTCCCGGTACCGGCGAGCTGATGATCTTCTGCGGCGCCATGGCGGGTGCGGGTCTGGCCTTTCTGTGGTTCAACGCCCACCCGGCCCAGATCTTCATGGGCGATGTGGGGGCGCTGGCCCTGGGCGCAGCCCTGGGCACCATTGCGGTGATCGTGCGCCAGGAAATCGTGCTGGCCATCATGGGCGGCATCTTCGTGGCCGAGGCCGTGTCGGTGATGCTGCAGGTGACGTACTTCAAGTACACCAAGAAGCGCTATGGCGAAGGCCGCCGTCTGCTGAAGATGGCCCCCTTGCACCACCACTTCGAAAAGAGTGGCTGGAAAGAGACGCAGGTGGTGATCCGTTTCTGGATCATCACCATGCTGCTGTGCCTGATCGGCCTGTCCACGCTGAAGCTGAGGTGA
- a CDS encoding UDP-N-acetylmuramoyl-tripeptide--D-alanyl-D-alanine ligase — MMTLQQALVWIQRSQPAARLVGDGATPLQRVCTDTRQLQAGDLFVALKGERMDANDFLPQARAAGTVAAVAHRGLEAAGLAGIEVADSTLALGDIAAGWRAQFGLPLVAITGSNGKTTVTQMVASILRAAAGEAAFATQGNFNNAIGVPLTLLRLQAQHRLGVVELGMNHPGEIAELARIAQPTVALVNNAQREHQEFMHTVQAVAEENGSVFAFLPADGVAVFPADEEFTALWRALAGNRRQLTFGGEGADVRCTTAQWQGGAWQVQLQTPAGAVACQLHIAGRHNVRNAQAAAACALAAGVPLQAIGEGLNAFRPVKGRSRSAALQVHGRSVALVDDTYNANPDSMQAAIAVLAELPAPRVLVLGDMGEVGTQGPQFHAEIGAAAHAAGIEHVLAYGALMQHAVQACGDTGRHFSDKAALNEAVLALLPQAGSVLVKGSRSMKMEEVVQALESAQEGGAACC, encoded by the coding sequence ATGATGACATTGCAACAGGCACTGGTGTGGATCCAGCGCTCCCAGCCCGCAGCGCGGCTGGTGGGCGATGGCGCCACGCCCCTGCAGCGCGTGTGCACCGACACGCGCCAGCTGCAGGCCGGTGACCTGTTTGTGGCGCTCAAAGGCGAGCGCATGGACGCCAACGATTTTCTGCCACAGGCCCGGGCTGCCGGCACCGTGGCCGCCGTGGCCCACCGTGGTCTGGAGGCCGCCGGGCTGGCCGGTATCGAAGTGGCCGACAGCACCCTGGCGCTGGGCGACATTGCGGCCGGCTGGCGGGCGCAGTTCGGTCTGCCGCTGGTGGCCATCACGGGCAGCAACGGCAAGACCACGGTCACCCAGATGGTGGCCAGCATCCTGCGTGCCGCCGCCGGTGAGGCGGCTTTTGCCACGCAGGGCAACTTCAACAACGCCATCGGCGTGCCGCTGACCCTGCTGCGTCTGCAGGCGCAGCACCGCCTGGGCGTGGTGGAGCTGGGCATGAACCACCCCGGCGAGATTGCCGAGCTGGCGCGCATTGCCCAGCCCACCGTGGCCTTGGTGAACAACGCCCAGCGCGAGCACCAGGAATTCATGCACACCGTGCAGGCGGTGGCCGAAGAGAACGGCAGCGTGTTTGCCTTCCTGCCGGCTGATGGCGTGGCGGTGTTCCCTGCGGACGAAGAATTCACCGCGCTGTGGCGCGCGCTGGCGGGGAACCGCCGTCAGCTGACCTTCGGTGGCGAAGGCGCCGATGTGCGCTGCACCACCGCGCAGTGGCAAGGTGGCGCATGGCAGGTCCAGTTGCAGACGCCGGCAGGTGCCGTGGCTTGCCAGCTGCACATTGCCGGGCGCCACAACGTGCGCAATGCCCAGGCCGCTGCGGCCTGTGCACTGGCTGCGGGGGTGCCTCTACAGGCCATCGGGGAAGGGCTGAATGCCTTCCGCCCGGTGAAGGGACGCTCGCGTTCGGCCGCCTTGCAGGTCCATGGCCGCAGCGTGGCTTTGGTGGACGATACCTACAATGCCAACCCCGATTCGATGCAGGCCGCGATTGCGGTACTGGCCGAATTGCCGGCGCCGCGTGTGCTGGTGCTGGGTGACATGGGCGAAGTGGGTACGCAAGGCCCGCAGTTCCATGCCGAGATCGGTGCGGCTGCGCATGCGGCCGGGATCGAGCATGTGTTGGCATACGGTGCGCTGATGCAGCACGCCGTGCAGGCCTGTGGTGACACGGGCCGTCATTTTTCAGACAAGGCTGCATTGAATGAAGCAGTCCTGGCATTGCTGCCCCAGGCGGGCAGCGTGCTGGTCAAGGGTTCGCGAAGCATGAAGATGGAAGAGGTGGTGCAGGCGCTGGAGTCTGCCCAGGAAGGGGGCGCAGCATGCTGCTGA
- a CDS encoding UDP-N-acetylmuramoyl-L-alanyl-D-glutamate--2,6-diaminopimelate ligase has product MSTLHTLATPQDAVRWLRSRVTGALRTDSRQVQPGDGFIAWPGGVTDGRAYVASALERGAAACLVELEGADAFDLRGDAVAAFSGLKAATGDIADLWFDRPSDALTVLAVTGTNGKTSTAWWLAHALSAWPMHQRTGCALVGTLGIGVPPALVSTGMTTPDPVCLQEAFRGYVDQGLAACAIEASSIGIEEHRLDGTRIRCAVFTNFTQDHLDYHGSMEAYWAAKTRLFRWNGLQTAVVNIDDAHGATLAQQLQTQEGLEVWTLSIRQPARLWARDIGHGREGLRFTVVEGDAAVPLQTRVVGHYNISNLLGVIATLRSLGMPLAQAVQACAHLEPVPGRMQQIAQPGQPLVAVDYAHTPDALEQALTALQPVAQERGGRLWCVFGCGGNRDASKRPLMGQAAQRRADQVLVTSDNPRGEVPEAIVQQIVAGMQPGALIQVDRAAAIAQAIAQAAPQDVVLLAGKGHEDYQEVMGVKRPFSDMAEAQRALAAREGQAK; this is encoded by the coding sequence GTGAGCACGCTGCACACACTCGCCACACCGCAGGATGCCGTGCGCTGGCTGCGCAGCCGCGTGACCGGGGCCTTGCGCACCGACAGCCGCCAGGTGCAGCCCGGTGACGGGTTCATCGCCTGGCCCGGCGGCGTGACCGATGGTCGGGCCTATGTGGCATCGGCCCTGGAACGCGGCGCTGCAGCCTGCCTGGTGGAGCTGGAGGGCGCCGACGCCTTTGACCTGCGAGGAGATGCGGTCGCGGCCTTTTCCGGTCTGAAGGCGGCCACGGGTGACATCGCCGACCTGTGGTTTGACCGTCCCTCGGACGCGCTGACCGTGCTGGCCGTGACCGGCACCAATGGCAAGACTTCCACCGCCTGGTGGCTGGCCCATGCACTCTCGGCCTGGCCGATGCACCAGCGCACCGGCTGCGCCCTGGTCGGCACGCTGGGCATTGGCGTGCCGCCGGCGCTGGTCAGCACCGGCATGACCACCCCCGACCCGGTCTGCCTGCAAGAGGCGTTCCGCGGTTATGTGGACCAGGGGCTGGCCGCCTGTGCGATCGAGGCGTCATCCATCGGCATCGAAGAGCACCGCTTGGATGGCACACGCATCCGCTGCGCGGTCTTCACCAATTTCACCCAGGACCACCTGGACTACCACGGCAGCATGGAGGCCTACTGGGCTGCCAAGACCCGCCTGTTCCGCTGGAACGGCTTGCAGACCGCCGTGGTCAATATCGACGATGCCCATGGCGCCACCCTGGCGCAGCAGCTGCAGACACAAGAGGGCCTGGAGGTCTGGACGCTGTCCATCCGCCAGCCCGCACGCCTGTGGGCGCGGGACATAGGCCACGGCCGCGAAGGGCTGCGCTTCACCGTGGTCGAAGGCGATGCCGCAGTGCCGCTGCAGACCCGGGTGGTGGGCCACTACAACATCAGCAACCTGCTGGGCGTGATCGCCACCTTGCGCAGCCTGGGCATGCCGCTGGCGCAGGCCGTGCAGGCCTGTGCGCACCTGGAGCCGGTGCCCGGCCGCATGCAGCAGATTGCCCAGCCTGGTCAGCCGCTGGTGGCGGTGGACTATGCCCACACCCCCGATGCACTGGAGCAGGCCTTGACGGCCTTGCAGCCGGTGGCGCAGGAGCGTGGTGGCCGGCTGTGGTGCGTGTTCGGCTGCGGCGGCAACCGGGATGCCAGCAAGCGCCCGTTGATGGGGCAGGCCGCCCAGCGCCGGGCCGACCAGGTGCTGGTGACCAGCGACAACCCGCGCGGCGAAGTGCCCGAGGCCATCGTGCAGCAGATTGTGGCGGGCATGCAGCCCGGTGCCCTGATCCAGGTGGACCGGGCCGCGGCCATTGCCCAGGCCATTGCCCAGGCGGCGCCCCAGGACGTGGTGCTGCTGGCCGGCAAGGGCCATGAGGATTACCAGGAAGTGATGGGCGTCAAGCGCCCGTTCTCGGACATGGCCGAGGCGCAGCGTGCGCTGGCGGCCCGCGAAGGACAAGCAAAGTGA